From the genome of Candidatus Endomicrobium procryptotermitis, one region includes:
- a CDS encoding NUDIX hydrolase: MEKLIKQNKVYAGKAVDFYCDEVLLTGGIHAVREYLGHPGAAAVLPLMNKRDIILVKQYRYPIGRYTYEIPAGKLNSGESPINCIKRELEEETGYKAKRIEKMLDFYPTTAFSNEVLHIFVAFGLIKGDKHPDEDEFVATEIFDFKKAMNMVKTGEIMDSKTIIALLYFDNILK; this comes from the coding sequence ATGGAAAAGCTTATTAAGCAAAATAAAGTATATGCAGGAAAAGCCGTTGATTTTTATTGTGATGAAGTTTTACTTACCGGCGGAATACATGCCGTCAGAGAATATTTAGGTCATCCTGGTGCTGCCGCTGTTCTTCCTCTTATGAATAAAAGAGATATTATTTTGGTAAAACAGTATAGGTATCCCATAGGGAGATACACTTATGAAATACCTGCTGGAAAGCTTAATTCGGGCGAATCTCCTATTAACTGCATCAAAAGGGAACTTGAAGAAGAAACCGGATATAAAGCTAAGAGAATAGAAAAAATGCTAGATTTTTATCCTACGACGGCCTTTTCAAACGAAGTTCTACACATTTTTGTCGCTTTCGGACTTATAAAAGGTGATAAGCATCCTGATGAAGACGAATTTGTTGCGACAGAAATTTTTGATTTTAAGAAAGCTATGAATATGGTTAAAACCGGCGAAATTATGGATTCGAAAACTATAATCGCATTATTATATTTTGATAACATTTTAAAATAG
- the aspS gene encoding aspartate--tRNA ligase: protein MKRSCYCGDVREDSIGKELVVNGWVHSRRDHGGVIFIDLRDREGIVQVVFQPEKKEIFSVAERLRSEYVISVKGLIRHRPEGTVNPNMPTGKVELVVCELEIVNNAPGLPFEISDYVDTSEELRLKYRYLDMRRLNFQKNFIMRHKISREIRNFLNDDGFLEIETPFLGKSTPEGARDFLVPSRLHHGAFYALPQSPQIFKQILMVAGFDKYYQMARCFRDEDLRADRQLEFTQVDLEMSFVEENDVIDVVERMLSRVFKSVLNVDIKVPFERMSYSDAMIKYGSDKPDTRFGMLIQDFCKELKDSGFSVFANVLSKGGIVRGLCIPKGASLSRSEIDGLTKFVGEYGAKGLAWIKITNGGAESNIVKYFKDEEIKAIISKLDAKAGDLVVFLADEEKIVTQGLGVLRLKMGKELGLIDKDKFNFLWVIDFPMFEWDRDEKRWSALHHPFTSPKDGETLTVENAANVKAKAYDVVLNGVELGGGSIRIHKNEVQKKIFSLLGISDEAAKEKFGFLLDALTYGAPPHGGVALGFDRLCALLAGEESIREVIAFPKTQKALDPMSNAPSGVSEKQLKELGVRIVIKQAKN, encoded by the coding sequence ATGAAGAGAAGTTGTTATTGCGGCGATGTAAGGGAAGACAGTATCGGCAAAGAACTTGTAGTAAACGGTTGGGTGCATTCCAGAAGAGACCACGGTGGAGTGATTTTTATTGATTTAAGAGACAGAGAAGGTATTGTTCAGGTGGTTTTTCAGCCGGAAAAGAAAGAAATTTTTTCTGTTGCGGAAAGATTGCGCAGCGAATATGTTATATCTGTCAAAGGTCTTATAAGGCATAGACCTGAAGGAACCGTAAATCCGAACATGCCCACTGGCAAAGTAGAGCTTGTCGTTTGTGAACTTGAAATTGTCAACAATGCTCCCGGGCTTCCTTTCGAAATATCGGATTATGTGGACACATCTGAAGAGCTGAGACTCAAATACCGCTATCTTGACATGCGCCGTCTGAACTTTCAAAAAAATTTCATAATGAGGCATAAAATTTCTAGAGAGATAAGAAATTTTTTAAATGACGACGGTTTTTTGGAAATAGAAACTCCTTTTTTGGGTAAATCCACACCCGAAGGCGCAAGGGACTTTTTGGTTCCCTCGCGGCTTCATCACGGCGCTTTTTACGCTTTGCCTCAATCTCCGCAGATTTTTAAACAAATTCTTATGGTGGCAGGTTTCGATAAATATTATCAGATGGCAAGATGTTTCAGAGATGAAGATTTAAGAGCTGATAGACAGCTTGAGTTTACACAGGTTGACCTTGAAATGTCTTTTGTTGAAGAAAATGACGTTATAGATGTTGTAGAAAGGATGCTTTCGAGAGTTTTTAAATCGGTTCTCAATGTCGATATTAAGGTTCCGTTTGAAAGAATGAGTTATTCCGATGCAATGATTAAATACGGTTCAGACAAACCTGATACGAGATTCGGTATGCTTATCCAAGATTTTTGCAAAGAGCTTAAAGACAGCGGTTTTAGTGTTTTTGCAAATGTTTTGTCAAAAGGCGGAATAGTAAGAGGTTTGTGCATACCAAAAGGAGCGAGTTTATCGCGTTCCGAAATCGACGGGCTTACAAAATTCGTTGGCGAGTATGGGGCAAAGGGACTTGCGTGGATAAAAATCACTAACGGCGGAGCAGAATCTAATATCGTTAAATATTTTAAAGATGAAGAGATAAAAGCGATAATTTCAAAGCTTGACGCAAAAGCGGGCGATTTGGTAGTGTTTTTGGCCGATGAAGAAAAAATTGTTACTCAGGGACTTGGAGTGTTGAGATTGAAAATGGGTAAAGAGCTGGGACTTATAGACAAAGATAAATTTAATTTTCTCTGGGTAATCGATTTTCCGATGTTCGAATGGGACAGAGACGAAAAAAGATGGTCTGCCCTTCATCACCCTTTTACTTCTCCAAAAGATGGAGAAACACTTACTGTGGAAAATGCCGCTAATGTTAAAGCTAAAGCTTATGATGTTGTTTTAAATGGAGTTGAGCTTGGCGGCGGTTCGATAAGAATACATAAAAATGAAGTACAAAAAAAAATTTTTTCCCTTTTAGGTATTTCCGATGAAGCTGCCAAAGAAAAATTTGGATTTTTGCTTGATGCGCTTACGTATGGCGCTCCGCCTCATGGAGGAGTAGCTTTGGGTTTTGACAGGCTTTGCGCACTTTTGGCGGGAGAAGAATCTATAAGAGAAGTCATAGCTTTTCCAAAAACGCAGAAAGCTTTGGATCCAATGTCAAATGCCCCGAGCGGAGTCAGCGAAAAACAATTGAAAGAGCTCGGAGTAAGAATAGTGATAAAACAGGCTAAAAACTGA
- a CDS encoding PhoH family protein yields the protein MRIFLGGKNKIVGRFSLKTANMVTKRIYLKNSEEALLLLGRQDENIRSIENLYGVQIFARQDAGSGIFTLSVRGSCAKVDKALRDIGFLHDNCRGKNDIIPEYAQKAETAVGDYLYTSYGGRIITPRSANQKKYIESIFQKDMVFAIGPAGTGKTFLAVACALKMLRNGNISKIVITRPVVEAGEKLGFLPGDLYEKINPYLRPLYDAFYYMLGAERFRALKDDETIEIVPLAYMRGRTIEKAFIILDEAQNTTTEQMKMFLTRMGVGSKIIVSGDRTQIDIASPKNSGLLSAEKILKNIDEISFVHFDKSDIVRHNLVKQIVKAYEGKNEQ from the coding sequence TTGCGCATTTTTTTAGGCGGGAAAAACAAAATAGTCGGACGTTTTTCTTTAAAAACTGCAAATATGGTCACAAAAAGAATATATTTGAAAAATTCCGAAGAAGCTTTGCTTCTGCTTGGTAGACAGGATGAAAATATAAGAAGTATAGAAAACTTATATGGAGTCCAGATATTTGCCAGGCAAGATGCCGGCAGCGGTATATTTACTTTATCAGTGCGTGGAAGCTGTGCTAAAGTCGATAAAGCTTTAAGAGATATCGGATTTTTGCATGATAATTGCAGAGGGAAAAATGATATTATTCCAGAATATGCGCAGAAAGCGGAAACTGCCGTCGGAGATTATCTTTACACTTCATATGGCGGAAGGATTATAACGCCGCGTTCAGCAAATCAAAAAAAATACATTGAATCGATATTCCAAAAAGATATGGTTTTTGCCATAGGTCCGGCGGGAACTGGAAAAACTTTTCTGGCGGTGGCATGTGCGCTTAAAATGCTCAGAAATGGCAATATATCTAAAATAGTCATCACGCGTCCAGTTGTGGAAGCAGGGGAAAAACTCGGTTTTCTTCCCGGCGATTTGTATGAGAAGATAAATCCTTACTTACGTCCTCTTTATGATGCTTTTTATTATATGCTTGGAGCTGAAAGATTCAGGGCTTTAAAAGACGATGAGACGATAGAAATAGTGCCACTTGCTTATATGAGAGGCAGAACGATAGAAAAGGCTTTCATAATTCTTGATGAGGCACAAAACACTACAACCGAACAAATGAAAATGTTTCTTACGAGAATGGGCGTCGGCAGTAAAATAATCGTTTCAGGCGATAGAACGCAGATAGATATAGCTTCTCCAAAAAATTCTGGACTTTTGTCCGCTGAAAAAATACTTAAAAATATAGATGAGATTTCATTTGTACATTTTGATAAAAGCGATATAGTAAGACATAATCTGGTAAAACAAATAGTTAAAGCATACGAAGGAAAAAATGAACAATAA
- a CDS encoding HDIG domain-containing protein, which yields MNNKISFLERIKLLIRNYLISAAKRLGEEKPKGPAIRNAKNLLSKEIKIPRAFSAVAAALMMSFMLSTHFGLGYKAILSVIIFMCGIIYFFLIQTKGKEKEIFTDNDAVVLICLLFTIALFILQLSEKYLNTMAFPVSAFVVMSAMLLSFRIGFLYALILSLFAAFIGGMCFELFFVMLCGSIAAMSGVKKIRKRSDFTSVFLRVAIVNIIVITMFFLLNVYGVQAYQRNLFYAILNAIFAVILILAMMPFFETFFSRTTSIKLIELADFNNPLLKRLMLEAPGTYHHSLMTAAIAEKAADAIGANSLLARVGAYYHDIGKLTAPEYFIENQGSNANPHDPLTPTMSSLILVSHIKDGVALAKKYNLDKSIIDSIEQHHGTTTIHFFYHKALELKKDTRMENFRYPGPKPRTKVAAIIMIADSSEAACRALDDPTAVRIKETVEKIINNKFTDAQFSECPITLKDLQAIGDSIISSLIGIHHARIEYKETESR from the coding sequence ATGAACAATAAAATAAGTTTTTTAGAAAGAATCAAACTTTTAATAAGAAATTATCTTATTTCGGCGGCAAAAAGGCTTGGTGAAGAAAAGCCTAAAGGTCCCGCAATAAGAAATGCCAAAAATCTGCTTTCAAAAGAAATTAAAATTCCGCGTGCATTTTCCGCAGTTGCGGCGGCTTTGATGATGTCTTTCATGCTCTCAACTCATTTCGGCTTAGGTTATAAAGCGATTCTTTCCGTTATCATATTTATGTGCGGGATAATATATTTTTTTCTTATCCAGACTAAAGGAAAAGAGAAAGAGATTTTTACCGATAATGATGCTGTTGTCTTAATATGTCTTCTTTTTACAATCGCTCTTTTTATTTTGCAGCTTTCGGAAAAATATCTTAATACGATGGCTTTTCCGGTATCTGCATTTGTGGTTATGTCCGCAATGCTTTTGTCTTTTAGGATAGGATTCTTATATGCATTAATTCTGAGCTTATTTGCGGCGTTCATAGGAGGAATGTGTTTTGAACTGTTTTTTGTAATGTTATGCGGCTCGATAGCTGCCATGAGCGGAGTAAAGAAAATAAGAAAAAGATCGGATTTTACCAGTGTATTTCTCAGAGTGGCAATAGTAAATATCATCGTTATAACGATGTTTTTTCTCTTAAATGTATACGGGGTACAGGCTTATCAAAGAAATTTATTTTACGCAATATTAAACGCAATTTTTGCCGTCATACTGATTTTAGCGATGATGCCGTTTTTTGAAACATTTTTTTCAAGAACTACAAGCATTAAATTGATAGAACTTGCAGATTTTAATAATCCTTTATTAAAAAGGCTTATGCTTGAAGCGCCGGGAACCTATCATCACTCGCTTATGACTGCAGCAATAGCAGAGAAGGCGGCAGACGCTATCGGCGCAAATTCTCTTCTTGCCAGAGTAGGCGCGTATTATCATGATATAGGAAAATTGACCGCACCTGAATATTTTATAGAAAATCAAGGCTCGAATGCCAATCCACACGATCCTCTTACGCCTACAATGTCAAGCCTAATTCTTGTATCACATATAAAAGATGGAGTCGCTTTGGCAAAGAAATACAATCTTGACAAATCAATAATAGACAGTATTGAGCAGCATCATGGCACCACGACAATACACTTTTTTTATCATAAAGCACTTGAACTTAAAAAAGATACCAGAATGGAAAATTTCAGATATCCAGGACCGAAACCGAGGACAAAAGTTGCCGCAATAATTATGATTGCCGATTCTTCCGAAGCAGCTTGCAGGGCTCTTGATGACCCAACTGCCGTAAGAATAAAAGAAACGGTCGAAAAAATTATCAATAATAAATTTACCGATGCTCAGTTTTCGGAATGTCCGATTACTTTAAAAGATTTGCAGGCAATAGGTGATAGCATAATTTCGTCGCTTATAGGAATACATCATGCAAGAATTGAATATAAAGAAACGGAAAGCCGCTGA
- the ybeY gene encoding rRNA maturation RNase YbeY, with protein MQELNIKKRKAAEIINFNGFDKKDIPMLTEAAKAVLKSEKIKNCQINFVMICDEEIKKMNAKYRKVRKITDVISFLILPRLFIGDIYISKERSKKQAKKYGNTWRQELAYLIIHGVLHLCGYTDYDIENKTKMFAKQDKIFKCLF; from the coding sequence ATGCAAGAATTGAATATAAAGAAACGGAAAGCCGCTGAAATAATCAATTTTAACGGCTTTGACAAAAAAGATATTCCTATGCTTACTGAAGCAGCAAAAGCTGTTTTGAAATCTGAAAAAATAAAAAACTGTCAGATTAATTTCGTGATGATATGCGATGAAGAGATAAAAAAAATGAATGCAAAATACAGAAAAGTGCGTAAAATAACCGATGTTATATCTTTTCTCATTTTACCGCGATTATTTATAGGAGACATTTATATTTCCAAAGAGCGTTCAAAAAAACAGGCAAAAAAATACGGAAATACGTGGAGGCAGGAACTAGCCTATCTCATCATACACGGCGTTTTGCATCTTTGTGGGTATACTGATTACGATATTGAAAATAAAACAAAAATGTTTGCCAAGCAGGATAAAATTTTTAAATGCTTATTTTAA
- a CDS encoding hemolysin family protein produces MLILTAFIFLLFFLAVSTWISAAEIGITSLSKYRVKKLIVQNPKLSGTLTDWLKSPYYLLIVILTVNVIADMLISFLSTFVMTSAFNMINRHIVELAAWVLTSFIVLIVGEISPKFYARTNSEKVTVFSVPILNKFERIMKPFLYPLIKLTEFLSPKTSEMPSYELSMEEVENLLSEGGHSGAIDKDTSRMLERTLKFGDLSVKRIMTPLDEIDSVDILLDEEIFLDIAVEISRSRIPVYVNSKDNIIGYMHIKDILWAWQENKGHFIRSLVKPPYFVSENKKINSLLKEFQSGKTHIAFVKDSNDNITGMVTLEDIIEEVVGEILDEYEFEE; encoded by the coding sequence ATGCTTATTTTAACGGCTTTTATTTTTTTATTATTCTTCCTTGCAGTTTCCACATGGATATCGGCTGCGGAAATAGGAATTACCAGCCTGTCAAAATATAGGGTAAAAAAGCTTATAGTACAAAATCCAAAACTCTCCGGGACTTTAACAGACTGGCTGAAATCTCCGTATTATCTTCTCATTGTGATACTGACGGTAAATGTCATTGCTGACATGCTTATAAGCTTTCTCTCGACTTTTGTAATGACCAGCGCGTTTAATATGATAAACAGGCATATTGTGGAACTAGCCGCATGGGTGCTTACGTCTTTTATCGTGCTTATAGTGGGAGAAATATCTCCGAAGTTTTATGCCAGAACCAATTCCGAAAAAGTAACTGTTTTTTCAGTGCCGATACTCAATAAATTTGAAAGAATAATGAAGCCGTTTTTGTATCCATTGATAAAACTTACTGAATTTCTCTCGCCGAAAACTTCCGAAATGCCATCGTATGAACTCAGTATGGAAGAAGTTGAAAATCTTCTTTCTGAAGGAGGCCATTCTGGCGCCATAGATAAAGATACTAGCAGAATGCTTGAACGTACTTTAAAGTTTGGAGATTTATCCGTTAAAAGAATAATGACACCTTTAGATGAAATAGATTCCGTTGACATATTGCTTGACGAAGAAATTTTTCTCGATATAGCCGTCGAAATCTCAAGAAGCCGTATTCCAGTTTACGTAAATTCAAAAGACAATATAATAGGCTACATGCACATAAAAGATATTTTGTGGGCCTGGCAGGAAAATAAAGGACATTTTATCCGCTCTCTCGTAAAGCCTCCATATTTTGTGAGCGAAAATAAAAAAATAAACAGTCTTTTAAAAGAATTTCAAAGCGGGAAAACACATATAGCTTTTGTAAAAGATTCGAATGACAATATAACCGGAATGGTAACGCTTGAGGATATAATAGAAGAAGTCGTCGGAGAAATTCTTGATGAATACGAGTTTGAAGAATGA
- a CDS encoding hemolysin family protein, protein MTIIILKIILFAALLAILGFFNGAETAVTSLSGAYLRRAKEKCAKNYSYIIFWETHSDEIMTTMMIGMNLSLVGMGVVVSSLASDIMENYGFQNGYLRIIFPALSIVLALIFGNIFPKTFARYNCEKTGLIVLPAVIKISKVFKLLNILLSSISNRILKELFKKKVIRSVEADEIDFLLSNKNTSPLPDDSRELVSNIMNFSERRISQVMVPRSEIFAVNLDDGKENLIKQIIETEFSRVPVYRGNLNNIVGIIYSKDLAVAWRSSDIIVIEDLIRTVHYVPENAKVSKILKGFKTGHHHISIVVDEFGSTIGIVSIEDLIEEIVGEVWDEYDESDMNEKTIVALNDSSYLVQASEAIANLNDKLNLNIPEVDYATVNGWVLEIFGDIPQTGEKAQWENIEIEIQDADVKQINRIILRRK, encoded by the coding sequence ATGACAATAATAATTTTAAAAATCATATTGTTTGCGGCTCTTCTTGCGATACTAGGGTTTTTTAATGGAGCAGAAACAGCCGTTACAAGTCTTTCGGGAGCTTATCTAAGGAGAGCTAAAGAAAAATGCGCAAAGAATTATTCATATATAATTTTCTGGGAAACTCATTCTGATGAAATAATGACTACGATGATGATAGGAATGAATCTTTCACTTGTGGGAATGGGCGTTGTTGTTTCTTCTCTTGCATCCGACATTATGGAAAATTACGGTTTTCAAAACGGGTATTTAAGGATTATTTTTCCTGCTTTGTCCATAGTTCTTGCACTCATTTTCGGAAATATTTTTCCGAAAACTTTCGCCAGATATAATTGTGAAAAAACAGGACTTATCGTTCTTCCAGCAGTTATCAAAATAAGCAAAGTTTTCAAATTGTTGAACATATTATTGTCCAGCATATCAAATAGAATATTGAAGGAACTTTTTAAGAAAAAAGTGATACGCTCCGTAGAGGCCGATGAAATAGATTTTTTGCTTTCTAACAAAAACACGTCTCCACTTCCTGATGATTCAAGAGAACTTGTAAGCAATATAATGAATTTTTCAGAACGCAGAATATCTCAGGTGATGGTTCCGCGTTCAGAAATATTTGCCGTAAATCTTGACGACGGTAAAGAAAATCTCATAAAGCAAATTATAGAAACAGAATTTTCAAGAGTACCTGTTTATAGAGGAAATTTAAACAATATTGTCGGGATAATATACAGTAAAGATCTTGCAGTGGCGTGGAGAAGTTCCGATATTATAGTTATAGAAGATTTGATAAGAACCGTTCATTATGTTCCGGAAAACGCAAAAGTCAGCAAAATACTTAAAGGATTTAAAACCGGCCACCATCATATATCGATTGTCGTAGATGAATTTGGTTCGACTATAGGAATAGTTTCAATAGAAGATCTCATCGAAGAAATAGTCGGCGAAGTGTGGGACGAATATGACGAATCTGATATGAATGAAAAGACCATCGTAGCCTTAAATGACAGCTCATATCTCGTGCAGGCCTCCGAAGCCATAGCCAATCTTAACGATAAGCTTAATCTTAATATTCCTGAGGTAGATTATGCTACTGTAAACGGTTGGGTTTTAGAAATTTTTGGCGACATACCACAAACTGGCGAAAAGGCGCAATGGGAAAATATTGAAATAGAAATACAAGATGCCGATGTAAAACAGATTAACCGCATTATATTGAGACGGAAATAA
- the recO gene encoding DNA repair protein RecO, with the protein MYYLIKGLVLNSGTHLEADKLVTVYSYEWGKIQIIVPGAKKIKAKLSAASEPLTESEFSILQKHPSIRPKVTGANILNNNTMLKTDFKRNLYALYAAEISDKLAPFNMENAEKYELIARVWHLFGNCKFPKRVLTAFILRFLKLSGYGFVDYIKHSGSLPDKKIVKGLKKFSNCSGDEADKICEFDDNEIWNYVETYLMNYIKRPSVSVFLKKIGG; encoded by the coding sequence ATGTATTATTTGATTAAAGGACTTGTTTTAAACAGCGGCACGCATTTGGAAGCGGATAAACTTGTAACCGTTTATTCTTATGAATGGGGGAAAATTCAAATCATCGTTCCAGGAGCAAAAAAAATAAAAGCAAAACTTTCTGCCGCATCTGAACCTCTCACAGAAAGTGAATTTTCCATTTTGCAAAAACATCCTTCCATACGTCCGAAAGTAACCGGAGCGAACATATTAAATAACAATACCATGTTAAAAACTGATTTCAAAAGAAATCTTTACGCTTTGTATGCTGCCGAAATAAGCGATAAATTGGCGCCATTTAATATGGAAAACGCAGAGAAATATGAGCTTATAGCCAGAGTGTGGCATCTTTTTGGGAACTGCAAGTTTCCGAAAAGAGTGTTAACGGCTTTTATATTGAGGTTTTTAAAATTGTCAGGATATGGTTTTGTCGATTATATAAAACACAGCGGCTCTCTTCCGGATAAAAAAATTGTAAAAGGATTAAAAAAATTCTCAAACTGTTCAGGCGATGAGGCCGATAAAATATGTGAGTTTGATGACAATGAAATCTGGAACTACGTTGAAACGTATCTCATGAATTATATAAAACGTCCTTCTGTAAGCGTATTCTTAAAAAAAATCGGCGGCTGA
- a CDS encoding glycine--tRNA ligase subunit alpha, which translates to MNFQDIIMTLQKFWAKKGCLVYQPYDLEKGAGTFNPATFLRALGSKPWSAAYVEPSRRPSDGRYGENPNRMQLFYQFQVVMKPSPKNIQQIYLESLKAIGLDPKKHDIRFVEDDWESPTLGAWGLGWEVWIDGMEATQFTYFQQCGGINLNPITAEITYGLERLAMYVQKKDNVYNLQWSDTVTYEEVRLEEEKQWSKYNFETADVEMLKRHFNEWEEQVNKLVEKSLPLPAYDAVMKCSHLFNLLDARGAISVSERVGYVLRVRTLAKRVAQEYLKMIEKEVIKND; encoded by the coding sequence ATGAACTTTCAAGATATTATTATGACGCTTCAAAAATTTTGGGCAAAAAAAGGCTGTCTTGTATACCAGCCTTACGATTTGGAAAAAGGAGCTGGAACGTTTAACCCCGCAACTTTTTTAAGAGCTTTGGGTTCTAAACCGTGGAGTGCTGCTTATGTTGAGCCTTCAAGAAGGCCCAGCGATGGACGTTATGGAGAAAACCCTAACAGAATGCAGCTTTTTTATCAGTTTCAGGTTGTTATGAAACCTTCTCCAAAAAATATACAGCAGATTTATCTTGAAAGTTTAAAGGCGATAGGACTTGACCCTAAAAAACACGACATAAGATTTGTCGAAGACGATTGGGAATCGCCTACACTAGGCGCATGGGGGCTCGGCTGGGAAGTGTGGATAGATGGCATGGAAGCGACCCAGTTTACATATTTTCAACAGTGCGGTGGAATCAACTTAAATCCTATAACAGCTGAAATAACGTATGGGCTTGAAAGGCTTGCGATGTACGTACAAAAAAAAGACAATGTTTATAATTTGCAATGGTCTGATACCGTAACTTATGAAGAAGTTAGGCTGGAAGAGGAAAAACAGTGGTCTAAATACAATTTTGAAACGGCAGACGTTGAAATGTTGAAGAGACATTTTAACGAGTGGGAAGAACAGGTAAATAAACTTGTTGAAAAGAGTCTTCCTTTGCCGGCATATGACGCCGTGATGAAATGTTCGCATTTGTTTAATCTTTTAGATGCCAGAGGAGCCATATCCGTGTCCGAAAGAGTCGGTTATGTTTTAAGAGTGAGAACTTTGGCAAAGAGAGTTGCACAGGAATATTTGAAAATGATTGAGAAAGAGGTAATAAAAAATGACTAA